The sequence gttcaaatcaaaatttaattaaaatatttatgtatgtttATATGGTACATAATTTAATGTAAacaatgttaatatatatacatatatatatattaatcttaatgtttattaaatgatattttctactaatatgatttttaatcatttgtatcttgtcataacaaaaaaaaatttaaatcatggatcacaatttattttaatatgtaatttttaacagttttagtaatttatagtcattttttaaaattaaaaatataaatatgtggaaattttttaatttttattatatagctaatgtggttgtttaaagtattttaataatttaaaattaaaaaaatgataaaggGTACAATaagttttatcaaatctttattattcaaaatcattaattatcacatatatattttagcaacATTAGGgagttttgtaatttttatttaaggtaaTAATGAAtaacattaataattaatttatggttagtttaataaaaagtttattatatatttatatggaataacctatttctctaaagattccAAAAATCAATGACCACCTCAAATGctgtaatgtttctcttttaatatatgtgaGATATATTCAATTTAAAGAGCGGAGGTAGTACATTAGAACTTACAATTTAATACTTTATAATCGCATATTTTTAACCTTTTATATGCGAAATGTTATATAAATGGTCATAGTCAAACTATTGAAACAAAAGGATGTGGTCAAAGACAATTTACCATAAACTAAAGTCAAAAGTACTTTTTGTTAATAAGGTAAAAGTTTATAATTATATCTCAGTATAACTAGGAATTTTCATGCGCCATGCGCAAGAATAATAAGTCGCAATTCTATCTTACGGTGTTGCTTTGTTTTTGTAACCATGGATTCTTCTTCTCACATCCGTCCTAAGAAACCTCTGCTAGTGATCGGAAGCATGATTAATTCCGGCAGTAGTCACCCTAAACCATCCGGTTACTCCTCTGAACCGAAGAGAGATTCAAGAAACTATGATGACCGTCGTTCTAATAACTTGCCTCTCAAGAAATCGAGGACGATAGTTGACTCTAACAATGGTAACAAAACTGTGGTTGTGGAACCGGATACTCCAAAGCTTTCTAGACAGTATTGGAAAGCAGGAGATGACAATGAAGATGAGCATGTGCCTTATTGTAATATGACACATCTTATATAACTTGAGATCTTGTAACTCGTAATCCTAATTGTATAATTGTTATGTTTCGATAGGTAGGAATGATGCTAAGGTCAAGGTTAATCCACAGTTTCTTCATGCCAACGCCACAAGTCACAAGTGCGCGCTTGGAGCTTTGGTTGAAGTTCTAGACAATTCCCTAGACGAGGTATGTCCTTATGATTTTACTACCATATTATATCAGTCGAAGAACCTATAAATAATCTTCCTTAGTCAATTTGTTAGGGAGCATTAGTCAGAGATGGGTGTTATATAGGGACTTTGAAATTAATGCAAACTCGGATGTGTAGATGCGTTGAATTAAGTTGATAATTCGTCTGCCTTTTGTATAACATAGACTTATATTTCAttcaaaaaacattttaaaataaacattttcaaaaaataaacatttaaaacattttataaacattttataatCCATCttatttcattcaaaaaaacaaacttatATTTGATCAGTTTGATACAggttttttttaaaggctttcATTCATTTTGATAGGTTGGGctacttatcttttttttttggaaaatactTATCTTTGTACTATCATTTGTTATACTATTTGAGCTTCTAATAAATCTATCTGTGAAACATAGGATGTTACACCATCAAGATATGTTGATAGAATACCTGACATGGGGCTTGAGAACGGGAAACATAGACATGGGATAAGGTTACGTACTCTCCCTCTctatcatgttttttttgggtACAACTATCATGTTTTGTTTAATTCAGATTTATCTTGTGCTTCCAACTTAACTGGTGATAAATGAgcgtaatattttttaatgtgttttttttcaaCTACCTATTTGAGATTTCATTTATTCATTAACATGTTTTCCTTGAATCTAAGATCATAAAAAATGTTGTTAACTGCCAACCGTACCATTTCAATTGACATTGCTTCTTCTAGTTTCAGTGAATCAGTATCAGGTAATGAAGCAGGCGAGTTGCAGAAGGTGAAAGAGGAATCAGCAAAACATGTGGCTAAGTTGCAGAGACAAAAAGGACAGCTTGAGTCGCAAGTAAACCTCtttcttcttatatatttttctttctttattttggcTTATATGTAATAGACTTAATTGTTTAATATGAACCAGCTCAAAGAGTCAAAATGTAAGATTCAAGATTTTGAGAAGAGGCATAAGCTAAAAGACGACTCAGAAAAACTGGTGGCTGTGTTGATTAACCAGCTCAAACAGTCAACAGCTAAGATTAAAGATTTGGAGAAGATGCAGAATGTAAATGATGATGAATCAGCAAAACAAGTGGCTGAGTTGCAGAGACAGAAAGCATTACTTAAGGAGGAATCTAAGAAGGTAAAAGATGAATCAACAAAACAAGTGGCTGAGTTGCAGAGACAGAAAGCATTACTTAAGGAGGAATCTAAGAAGGTAAAAGATGAATCAACAAAACAAGTGGCTGAGTTGCAGAGACAGAAAGAACTTCTTGAGATTGAATCAGATAAGGtagaatattttagaatatgAATGAGCaatatgttttttggtatagtAGATTTCATTTGTTTGATATGAACCAGCTCAAACAGTCTGAAGCTAAGAATCAAGATCTGGAGTACAAGTTAAAGAATGCAGCGGAGGATTTCTTTCAAGAAAGAGCCCACAGAGATAGTACTGAGCATAACTTGAAGAACAAGCTACGGGTTAGTCCTCtgttaaaaaagtaaaaaaaaaaaaaaaacatcactaCTTTTTTATTAGCTTCATGCACACTCACACATCATTTTGGTAATGCTATAGGAAGCTTTTTCTACCATCCATACGCTAACATCAAAAGTGAATAGGCTGGAATCTGAAAAACGCTAATTATAAGAAGAAGATAACATGCATATACATGCATTGGTGAGGTCAGCTCCTAAAACTCATTTCTAGGGTTTATGTCTTGTGCAACAATTAATAGCATGTACACTCATTTAACTTGAGTGAAagactttattttatattaaaatcttGATTAAACAAAAGTCCATCAAAACCAAATCTTTATGTTCTGTAATAGAAAAGTAATTTACACAATAATAAGCAAATCAATCACACACAAACATAATCAAACCCCAACCAAAAGAGATCAccaaaaaaacagagagaagagtgaagaagaaagccaaaacagagagaataaagaagaagaagaaagccaaAGGTGGAAGTAAAGTGATCCCTAAGGTTTGTGATCACCAGGAGGGAAACGTGGGAGATAAGGTATCCAAGTGATGGGATCTTTCCAGTCAAACGCAGGCAATGCTGGATTAGGGTTAGCTAAAGGAAGAAAAGGGAAAGGGAAGGAAGGAAGAGGAGGAAGCGTAGGCAACGGCGGCAGAGTGGAGTACGGCCAAGGGAACCAGTACGGTGGCAGATAAGGCCAGAAGAATTTAGAATCTCTAAACTTCTTATCcaccttctcctcctcctccttctctcgCCCGTGATGTCTCTTTCCTCCGCTGCTGCAAAGTGTGGTGTTTCTATGGGAAGGTTTGTAGCTGAGTGCGCTTAAGCTGTAGATACAGACACGGTCTTGCTTTGACTTTATGGATACTTCGTTGGTTGCTGTCTGAAAAACGGGGACGTTGCAGCCGATGTTGCTGTCGGATGTTTTGATTAGCTTGGCGCTGCATTGAGACGCTATGGCGATTCCGTCCACGCAATCGATACCGTCTACGTGAGGGATCTCGAGCTTGTAGACACCGCTTCTGTTTGTTGTTCTGTTTACTGATATGTTCACTTCCTCTGTTGTCTTTGGTGAGCTTGCTTTGAATCTACAGCTGACATGAACATCCACTCCTAatagagaaacaaagacaagaTCCGGTTTACCGGTTTGAATCAAACCGAAATTGTACCAAGAAAACCAATCCAAAACTGATTAACCAATCCTAAGTTAGAGAAACCGATTAACCAAtcccaatgttcaagaaatcgctaAATCGTGGTTATGCTCCTCatagagaattttttttaggCGGATATCTAGACCGATTTTTTGAAAggttaaatctttttttttaattgttatagAAAAATCATTTCGTTTAGACTCAATTTGTAGACAGATTTTAAGAATACCGGTCCAAACCTAAGTTACAAGATAAGTTTATGTAATGTTTATTTAAGTCATGATCTCTTACCTTGTAAGAAGTAGCTTTGTCTTGAGAAAGTGTTGCTCGAACAAGTGTCGCAGTAAACAACTCCGACGACTGTGATGCTAGATGAAGGATACGAGCTTACTTCACGCGGTGGGCGGTTACGACCACGGCCAAAGGCTTGATGTGTCAAGCAAGAAGCTAGAAGGACAAGACAGAGAAGTCGAAGATACATTGTAGCTaatctctttcactctcttttctctctattGTGTCTTTTTGATGATAATGTATGCaagtgtatgtgtgtgtgtgtgtgattgCAATATGTTCAGTCCGTGATCTAGAATTTTTTGACCCCAACCACTGTTTAACTATAATTCTTTTATTCTATCCACTACCAAACAAAGACATGTGAAGAGCCTTTTTTGGCTTATTGTGCTGTTACAATGTGAAAAACATTCATGGAGAAGAGATTTATTTGGTGTCCTTTGCTTACCCAAAAGAAACTCCCAATGAGtttgcaatttattttcttaatgtaGATCTAATCCAACATATTACGAGCCAAAACCACCAATTATTTTGCAATAATAAAGCCTGTTATCTATATCGTTGTCTTGGTTAATAAAAAAAGGGTTAATCGCTTTCTTGTGATCCAAGTCTGCAAATCAAACTAATTGAAGTTCTTAATGTTGGGATAACAATCAGCAATTCAGTGTAAATTTGGGCCCATCTTCATTGAAAACATAGTGCAATTCAGGGCCGGGCTTAAATCTCAGAAAGCCTAAAACTCCAATCTTTTGGGAACATCGGCCAGTAATATTTCTCTCACAAAAGTGGATCGAAATTATTTTGAAGCCCGTGAATTTCATAATTCAGACACGGGCCCAACTTACTGCAATTAACATATACGGTTTAGACAAAGTGGATAGAGTTATTACCGTATATATATCTGCTTTTCCTTTTATAAGTAGTTGCAATGAATTGATTCTTTTATTCTTTTGCCATTTTTAAAGATACTACTTCCTTTTATATAACTAGTAAGTAGCAATGAAATCGATCATTAATCACACATAAAATCTGacgaacaaaaaaaacaaattaaaaagttGTTCTTCTGTCTTTTTATCAATTGGGAATATGCTTAACAAAGAAACAAATCCGGATATCAATCTTTTCATTGACCCAAATATATCACTGTAATaagaaatacaaatatataaagattattattaatattgaactaaagaaaaaagttttattacatgatcataaaaaaattaaaatatattaaatcaacccaaacaaaaaataacGGTTTTTATTACAAACCGACTCGGACAAAATTACATAAGTtaaaaattttttaattattttcgtTTAATTCATCATCTCCGACGTATTTCGATTTTAGATATCGGTTACCGTTTTGACcttagttttatttattgtttgaggataaaaaaaagtaaagttgCTTGAAtcgaagatttttttttaattgtcataaataaaaagaagataatCTCGTCATTACAACATCGTCAACGATAAGGAATTTACTGAGTTTACCACAACGCGTCATTACAGTTAACTTGCAATTGGTAACCGTAACAGTGTGAACACTCGTGGACGACACAAGctccttcctctctctctctctctctctctctaaactcCAACTCGAATCTGAACACAAAGTTAGTTTTTTTCCTTGAAACCCAGATTCTCAATTCCCTCCTTTATTTCCGGACACAGCTAAAGTTTCCACCTTTTgtcgtttttcttcttctccattggTCATTGATTTTCTCAAAGCGGTTTCTGCAAGTTTAGATTACTATTCATCAAAGTGGAGAGAGGATGGGTTGCTTCTCGTGCTTCGATTCGAGTGACGACGAGACGCTGAATCCAGCAGCTGAGGAATCATCCAAGACTCAGAAACAATCACAGCCGACAGTTTCTAATAGCTTGTCTGCACTACCTTCAGGTCCTTTTGATTCAAATCACTATTCTTTAATGGTCACACGCTCTCAAGATCTGATCCTTTGCTTCAACTTCACTTTGTTTTGATCTGATTAGGAAGTCACAAGTTTAAAGTTTTAGTCTTGGAGATGAATAAGACCTGAAGAATCATGATCTTAGGATCTTAGATTTGTTTTAACGTTTTGGTAAAACTTGATTGGTCTTTGATGATGATGTTGCAGGTGGGGAGAAGCTTAACTCAAACTCAAAGAGCAATGGAGGCGCCAAAACGGAGCTGCTTCTTCCAAGAGATGGGCTTGGACAAATCGCTGCTCACACATTTACTTTCCGCGAGCTCGCTGCCGCTACTATGAACTTTCATCCGGATACTTTCTTAGGAGAAGGTGGTTTCGGACGTGTCTACAAAGGAAGGCTTGACAGCACTGGTCAGGTTGTTGCTGTTAAACAGTTGGACAGGAACGGTCTACAAGGTAACAGAGAGTTTCTGGTAGAGGTTCTTATGCTCAGCCTTCTTCATCATCCCAACTTAGTCAACCTCATTGGTTACTGCGCTGATGGAGATCAACGCCTCTTGGTCTATGAGTTTATGTCCTTAGGATCATTGGAAGATCACCTCCACGGTAAATCTTATCTTTTACCACTTTTACACAATAGAGAGTCTTTGTGAACTTAGTCAAATATCATCCGAATTTGATCTTGGTCAATGTCAACCCTTGAGTTTAGCAGATTCTTCACTGGATTGTTTGTACATTATcacatataaattatacatgTAGACTTAAGTTGAGGAGTAGTAGTTGCTGGTGGTATATACAAAACAAACTTATTACTCCCTCCTTTTCATATTTAATTGTCGTTAGTATAGTAAAAAatttgttacaaaataagtgtcgttttaggATTTCAATGCACATTTACGTCTTTTGGATGATCGGAAGATGACCTCCATGGTATATTGGTATATCTTATCTTTTACCACTTTTTTTAGGCCACAAGATTCTTTGTGAACTTAGTCATGATCATCCCAAAGATTCCTTCTGATCTTAGTCAAATGTCAACCCTGAAGTTTAGCAGATTTTTTACtggattattaatttattattacatAGTGTCCTTGTAGAATAAAATTTTTGCTACAAAATTAGTGTTGTTTTAGGATTTCGTAATTAATTTATCCTTTTTATCCctatataaattaagaaaaaataaaagtaataaaattttaataattaaataagagcaaaattaacatttttcttAATTGGTTTGAAAAAGCGAAAACAGCGTCTAATTTGAAACGGGAGTATATTTTAACCTTTTATCGGTTTTGTAGATCTTCCACCGGATAAGGAGGCTTTGGACTGGAACATGAGAATGAAGATAGCTGCTGGTGCAGCCAAAGGATTAGAGTTTCTACATGATAAGGCAAACCCTCCTGTTATCTACAGAGATTTCAAGTCTTCAAACATTTTACTAGACGAGGGTTTCCACCCAAAGCTCTCTGACTTTGGACTTGCTAAACTCGGACCAACGGGAGACAAATCTCATGTCTCCACCAGAGTCATGGGCACTTACGGTTACTGTGCTCCCGAGTACGCAATGACCGGACAGTTAACAGTTAAATCAGATGTCTACAGTTTCGGTGTGGTGTTTCTTGAGCTCATTACTGGTCGAAAAGCGATAGATACCGACATGCCTCATGGAGAGCAGAACCTAGTGGCTTGGGTAAAATGAAAAtccactttgttttttttttttctaacatttAGTTTCTCATATGCGTGTGCAACAAGTTTTGATACTTCTTTTGTTGGGTTTAATCAACAGGCTCGCCCGTTGTTTAATGATAGGAGAAAGTTTATAAAACTGGCGGATCCTAAGTTAAAAGGGAGGTTTCCAACGCGTGCGCTGTACCAAGCATTAGCCGTGGCTTCAATGTGCATCCAAGGGGAGGCGGCTACACGTCCTCTCATAGCAGATGTGGTCACTGCGCTCTCGTATCTTGCGAACCAAGGTTATGATCCAAACAAGAATGAGAGAGGGGCGAGGTTGATAACGAGGAACGATGAAGGTGGTGGCTCGGGGAGTAAGTTTGATTTAGAAGGTTCTGAGAAGGAAGATTCGCCTAGAGAGACGGCTAGGATGTTGAACCGAGATATCAATAGGGAGCGTGCGGTTGCGGAAGCTAAAATGTGGGGAGAGAGTTTGAGGGAGAAACGAAGACAGAGTGAGCAGGGGACTTCAGAGAGTAACAGTACCGGTTAATACCGGTTTGGGTGGGTTTTGAACCCTTTTTTGTTCTTGTATCACAAACTCTCATTTGTTttgaaacatagaaaaaaaaacacattaaagaaaaaaaaatcgaaaatgaaaaaataaacatTGGCAAAAAGAGTTATGTACATAATTAGATTACATATGAATAATATGTACCTAACATCTAATTGATATGATGTTGCAATAGGGCAAGAGGTGGGACTTTCTTAATAACAAAACTCTAATTGAAGATCCTGGAGAGTTGAGGATGTTCATGTAAACTTCTTTGGTCTTTTTTTAGTTTGGTGATGTGTCACATGTGGCAATATATCGATGATTGAATAACAAAGATCCAAGAATCAAGGTTAGTGTTTCTAGAGTTGATTATCAACGTGGGTAGGAATTATCATGTACTCGAACATTTTTGTGTTCGTTTTTTTtagcaaaataaataaagaaaagacAGTC comes from Brassica rapa cultivar Chiifu-401-42 chromosome A02, CAAS_Brap_v3.01, whole genome shotgun sequence and encodes:
- the LOC103850846 gene encoding protein MICRORCHIDIA 5 codes for the protein MDSSSHIRPKKPLLVIGSMINSGSSHPKPSGYSSEPKRDSRNYDDRRSNNLPLKKSRTIVDSNNGNKTVVVEPDTPKLSRQYWKAGDDNEDEHVPYCRNDAKVKVNPQFLHANATSHKCALGALVEVLDNSLDEDVTPSRYVDRIPDMGLENGKHRHGISESVSGNEAGELQKVKEESAKHVAKLQRQKGQLESQLKESKCKIQDFEKRHKLKDDSEKLVAVLINQLKQSTAKIKDLEKMQNVNDDESAKQVAELQRQKALLKEESKKVKDESTKQVAELQRQKALLKEESKKVKDESTKQVAELQRQKELLEIESDKLKQSEAKNQDLEYKLKNAAEDFFQERAHRDSTEHNLKNKLRVSPLLKK
- the LOC103850845 gene encoding uncharacterized protein LOC103850845; the encoded protein is MYLRLLCLVLLASCLTHQAFGRGRNRPPREVSSYPSSSITVVGVVYCDTCSSNTFSRQSYFLQGVDVHVSCRFKASSPKTTEEVNISVNRTTNRSGVYKLEIPHVDGIDCVDGIAIASQCSAKLIKTSDSNIGCNVPVFQTATNEVSIKSKQDRVCIYSLSALSYKPSHRNTTLCSSGGKRHHGREKEEEEKVDKKFRDSKFFWPYLPPYWFPWPYSTLPPLPTLPPLPSFPFPFLPLANPNPALPAFDWKDPITWIPYLPRFPPGDHKP
- the LOC103850847 gene encoding serine/threonine-protein kinase PBS1 — encoded protein: MGCFSCFDSSDDETLNPAAEESSKTQKQSQPTVSNSLSALPSGGEKLNSNSKSNGGAKTELLLPRDGLGQIAAHTFTFRELAAATMNFHPDTFLGEGGFGRVYKGRLDSTGQVVAVKQLDRNGLQGNREFLVEVLMLSLLHHPNLVNLIGYCADGDQRLLVYEFMSLGSLEDHLHDLPPDKEALDWNMRMKIAAGAAKGLEFLHDKANPPVIYRDFKSSNILLDEGFHPKLSDFGLAKLGPTGDKSHVSTRVMGTYGYCAPEYAMTGQLTVKSDVYSFGVVFLELITGRKAIDTDMPHGEQNLVAWARPLFNDRRKFIKLADPKLKGRFPTRALYQALAVASMCIQGEAATRPLIADVVTALSYLANQGYDPNKNERGARLITRNDEGGGSGSKFDLEGSEKEDSPRETARMLNRDINRERAVAEAKMWGESLREKRRQSEQGTSESNSTG